AGTAATAGAAGATTTAAAAGCAGAGCTTTTATGTATAATAGGAGATTTTTATAAACTTTTGACTAAAGGAAGCAATGTAGCACAGGAAGCTATATTAGATTGTATATCAGGTGCCATTATAATTCTATATTTATTAGGGGAGAAACTGGGATATTCTTTTATAGCAGTTGATGAAAATGTAAAGAAAAAGTTAAAAGTGGGCATAATTGAAGAAGATGATATAGAAAAGGATGGAAGAAATTTAAGTAAATTATATAATCACTTTAAAGAAAAAGAATAATGGAGGAATATATGTATAATAGACAAAACAAAACCAGTTCTTTGGTTGAAGCAGGGCTTATAGTTTCATTAATGGTAGTACTTATAATGTTTAGTTTGTATTTACCTGTGATTGGTATTTTCACTACTTTTTTACTACCTATACCTATAGCAGTTTTATATTTAAGGCAGGATTATAAAATTACTCTATTGTCTATACTTGTAACAGGCATTATAACAACTATGATAAAGGATCCTATAACAGCTGTAATAATTATTATTTCATTTGGTACAATAGGATTTTTACTTGGATATTGTATAAAAAGTAAAAAATCAATTTTTATAACAATTGTTATAATCGCTTTAGGGTTTTTAATATCAAATATAATAGTTTTTTTAATACAAATTTTATTTGTAAATAAAATTGGAATAATGAATTTTATAAATAAGAATATAAGCATGATGAAAGATACTATGGAGTCAGCTAAGGATTTTTATTCTCAAGCTGGAGTTCCTAAAGAACAACTACAACAAATGGAACAAAGACTTAATTTACTACAACCGGATTTAATATTAAAAATGTTACCTGGATCTTTAATAATAATTTCTTTTGTGTTAGCTTTTTTAAACTATGCAATAACAAGAGCAGTACTTATAAAATTAGGATATAAAAATGTAAAACCATTGCCACATATATCTAAAATATATATTAATGTAAGAATAGTAACTATAGTGGCAATAGGTTTACTCATAGGAGTTATATTAAAAAGAAATAATTTAGTATTAGGAGATTATTTTTTTATGACTTCTAGCAATTTATTATTTACAATGCTTTTAATTGATGGACTATCTGTTTTTATATATTATATGAAAAATAAATTTAAAATTCCCAAGGGAATTTTGATTTTTATACTTTTTATGACTGTTTTAGGTCCTTTAAATATTATTTATTTTTATTTAGGATTAATGGATGTAATGCTTGATCTTAGAAAATTAGATTCCTTTAGACGATATGATAATAATAAAAGTGGGGAAGTATAGATGAGTGATAATAGATACGATAATTTTATTACAAATAATAAAGTGTATATGTTTATTATAGCCATACTAATAATAATTCTCTTTTCATATAAGCACTCAAAAATAGGTATAGTATTAACACTTATATATTTCTTATTATTATTTTATAATTTTAAGAATACAAGAACTAAGAAGAAAGAATTAAAGGAATTTATAGAGGACTTTTCTACAAAGATGGATAATGCATTTAAAAGTTCTTTAATGAATTTACCTTTTCCTATGATGATTATATCTAATAATGGAGAAGTTTTATGGTATAATCAAAATTTTTCTTTATTATTAAAAGAGGATGGTATATTAGGAGAACATATACATCATATTTTAAAAAATTTCAATTTTAAATATGCTTTAGAAGGAAAAAAGAAATCTTTTAAAAATATTAACTTTAAAGATAATTACTATAATATATATACTAACACATTTTTTGATGAGGAAATGGGAGAAAAAATACTACTTCTTTATTTTTATGATGTTACAGATATGTTTAATGTATTAGTAAATATGGAAAAAAATAAAGAAGGAATAATGCTTTTGGAAGTTGATAATTTAGATGAAGTATTAAAAAGTATAGATATAGATAAAAAACCATTAATAATAGCAGAAATAGAAAGGCACATAAATAGTTTTTCTGAAAGTATGAAAGCTATGATAAAAAAATATGAACAAAATAAATATGTATTATCTGTTCAAAATTCTTATATAGAAAAACAAATGGAGAAAAAATTTGATATACTAGATATAATAAGAGAAATAGATACAGGAAATAGAATGAGTCCTACTTTAAGTATAGGAGTAGGAAAGGGAGCAGAAACTCCTCTAGAAAATTATAGCTATGCTCTTGCAGCTAAAGAATTAGCATTAGGTAGAGGGGGAGACCAGTCTGTAGTAAAAAATAAAGATAAGTTCTTATTTTATGGTGGTAAAACTAAAGAGGTTGAAAAGCGAACAAAGGTTAGGGCAAGAGTTATAGCTCATGCCTTAGTTAATTTAATAAATGAAAGTAGTAATATAATTATAATGGGGCATATAAATGCAGATATAGATTGTTTAGGCTCAGCTATAGGACTTCATAGTGTAATAAATCAATTGGAGAAAAAAAGTTATATAATCCTTGAAAATTATAATAAAAGTAGTGAATTCTTATTAAATAAGATAAAAGAAGAAAAAGGATATGAAAATATATTCATAAATAGTAAAGAAGCTTTAGATATTATGAACGAAGATACTTTATTAATAATAGTAGATTCTCATAATAGAGGATATGTTCAAAATATTGATTTAGTTGATAAATCTAATAAAATAGTTATAATAGATCATCACAGAAGAGCAACGGATTATATAGAAAAATCCATATTAAGCTATATAGAGCCTTAT
Above is a window of Clostridium sporogenes DNA encoding:
- a CDS encoding MazG-like family protein — protein: MKKDDFNIMYSVKVIEDLKAELLCIIGDFYKLLTKGSNVAQEAILDCISGAIIILYLLGEKLGYSFIAVDENVKKKLKVGIIEEDDIEKDGRNLSKLYNHFKEKE
- a CDS encoding YybS family protein, coding for MYNRQNKTSSLVEAGLIVSLMVVLIMFSLYLPVIGIFTTFLLPIPIAVLYLRQDYKITLLSILVTGIITTMIKDPITAVIIIISFGTIGFLLGYCIKSKKSIFITIVIIALGFLISNIIVFLIQILFVNKIGIMNFINKNISMMKDTMESAKDFYSQAGVPKEQLQQMEQRLNLLQPDLILKMLPGSLIIISFVLAFLNYAITRAVLIKLGYKNVKPLPHISKIYINVRIVTIVAIGLLIGVILKRNNLVLGDYFFMTSSNLLFTMLLIDGLSVFIYYMKNKFKIPKGILIFILFMTVLGPLNIIYFYLGLMDVMLDLRKLDSFRRYDNNKSGEV
- a CDS encoding DHH family phosphoesterase, which encodes MSDNRYDNFITNNKVYMFIIAILIIILFSYKHSKIGIVLTLIYFLLLFYNFKNTRTKKKELKEFIEDFSTKMDNAFKSSLMNLPFPMMIISNNGEVLWYNQNFSLLLKEDGILGEHIHHILKNFNFKYALEGKKKSFKNINFKDNYYNIYTNTFFDEEMGEKILLLYFYDVTDMFNVLVNMEKNKEGIMLLEVDNLDEVLKSIDIDKKPLIIAEIERHINSFSESMKAMIKKYEQNKYVLSVQNSYIEKQMEKKFDILDIIREIDTGNRMSPTLSIGVGKGAETPLENYSYALAAKELALGRGGDQSVVKNKDKFLFYGGKTKEVEKRTKVRARVIAHALVNLINESSNIIIMGHINADIDCLGSAIGLHSVINQLEKKSYIILENYNKSSEFLLNKIKEEKGYENIFINSKEALDIMNEDTLLIIVDSHNRGYVQNIDLVDKSNKIVIIDHHRRATDYIEKSILSYIEPYASSTSELVTEMIQYMVEKPNISPIIAEALLAGIYVDTKNFYFKTGVRTFEAASFLKKFGADTIDVKKFFASDLDTYIKKLEIIKSVHVKNHIAIAVCPENIEDNVLAAQAADELLNISGIQASFVFVTINNETYISGRSLGDINVQLILEMLGGGGHMTMAGAKLEKVNLKEAVEKLELAIDKYLREGEE